The DNA window GCGACTGTGTCACATCCTATCGCAGCGAAAAGAATGACGAATAGGAAAAGCAGTCCGAATGTACTTGGTCGCTTATACATAGTGACGTCCACAATCGATGGAATAAGAAACGAACAGCGACCGGTCCCGGAAACCGGCCCCCAGAAGTGCCTGATCAGGAAGAGGATATCGGCGGCGCCCTCGCCCTCTTAGCACGGGGTTTCCTCCTAAACCCGGACACTGTGCATCCGAGAGATCGGACAAGCAGCCCGCTTCCATCGGACGGACACCTCTCCGAGGCGCATCCCTCAGGGCAGTGAAACGTCGTTCCCGACCACGAATCGGAAGAAATTGTTGAGCGGCTCCACGCCGGGCCGAAGCGACGAACCGGGCCACTCTACGTTGGTCTGCCGCTCCAGCTCTGCCTCGACAAACGTATGCAACACCGGACGGCGCGGACCGGCGCCAAGCTCGTGCTCCGTCTGTTTCTGATCAATGAGCGTCTCGATCGCCTCCCGAACGTCACTCCGGTCCACTGTCGCGTGTAGGAGCCGACCGAATTCTACCGGTACAGGATCTGATCTGTGTTCGGTCCATCGCACGGCCAGCAGAGCACGAAGAACGTAGAGATACGCCTTGTGGGAAATCGGCTCCTCGGCAAGATTCTGCTCCGCCACACTCCGGGCCATGCCTCGGTACGCGTGCCCAACCCTTCGAGCCGTGTAGTACTCCGGCAGCAGCGCCCGCCATCGGGCCATCACTGCCTCGTCTTGGTGGTACACGATGGGCGACTGCAGCCAATCCAGCAGTGTGGGATTGGCAGACTGGAAGAGGCCGAGTGCTTTGCGCAGATCCCACCCGTGCACATCGATCGCGTCCGCGATGGGAGGGTCAATCGTATCGTCGCGCTGCTCCAAATCGATGGACAGGTACCACTCTCGCGGATGCACGTAGACGACGCGCACGTCGTAGTCGCTATCCTGCGACGGAAAGCCCCACGCCCGACTTCCCGCCTCGCAGGCATAAAGCACTGCGACGTCGTGCTCCCTCTCGATCCGATCGAGGCGGTCGGCAATCTGGTCGTGGCGCTCGGGGACGTTCATGATTGTCAGGGGGGAGGGACGAAGACAACTTATCCCTGACCGAGTGAGGTCGGATCCGTTCCAGCGTCGAGGTCCGCGGCGTCGAACGCTGGACACCGGAATGTGACCCGGCACTGCTGCTGATCTCGATCCAATTCAATCTCGCGGAAGTCCGCCTGCACGATCTCGGGCGCCCCGTCTCCACTGCGCGCCATCCCCACCTTGAGAATGGCCCCTTCTCCAAGGACCGGCAACTGCTTCCCCGTCACAAAATTGCCGAGCGACCACGCCACCAGTCGGTGGTCGTTGTGCCGCTCAAACGGCTGTGGGAGGTGCGTATGGTGTCCTACCACAAGATCATATCCCTCCGGTGGAACCTGCGAGGGTCGAGGCTGCCGTTCGTGTTCGTATCCCCAGTGGGGAAGGGCCACATGCAGGCCGGGATCGGCGGGCACTCCAGGATCATCCCGAGCCACCCCCTCATCCGGCCGATTTAGCCACCGGGTCCAGGCCGTGAGCGTCACGTCCTCAGCGAGCCAAAGACGCGGACACTCCTCAGTACCCAACCACCGGATGCCGCGCCGATTGAGAAATTCTGTGGTGCGGTGCAGGGCCTCCGGCCCAAAATCCGTCGCGTGGTTGTTGGCCACGGTGAGCACCCATCGGTCCAGCGGAGCAAGCACGTCGAGCACCTTGACGATGCTCGGCCGATGCTTCATCAGAAACGGCTGCCAGTACCGATCCGAGAACACTCCTTCCAGATTGCCCACCACAACGTCACAATCGTCAAAAAACGACCGCACGCCTGCCCCAAACTGCACCTCTCGTCCGAACAGGGGGCAGATGTCGCCCACAAAGCCTACCGTCCGCTCCAATGGTCCCTCTCGTAACCGGAGCGCTCGGTCCAGCGATTTGGGCCGGGGCGGGGGGGAGGAAAAGCGCCGCCGGACCATGGAAAGAAACTCTCCAACCGGATAGGGACTGAACGGAATGCGCATAGCCAATTGGGAGCACGCAGAAATGCGAACGTACGCCCAGAACCCGAGCAGATCGGACGCAGAGCCCCCGGAGTACGAGCTACATACTCGTACAGCCGAGCCCCCCACCAAGGCCCACGGTCCAGATTTGTGTGCACCAGCATCCTTTCTTCGCCCCCTCAGACAATCCGCTCCGCTTGTCCCCCGTCGGCAAGACGCTACGGAAAGATGCCCATCTGCTGATATGACTGGGCGATCTTGTTGATGGCGCTCACGAACGCCGCCGTTCGCGTGTCCACATTCTTCTCTTTTCGCACATCCCGAATTTCCGTGTAGGCCTGCGCCATCGTGTCCTCAAGGCCCGAGTTCACGAGATCCCGCTCACTGGCCCCGAAGCCGACCTGTTCGATAAGCGTCTCCAGTAGATCTTCGTCGAAGTCTTCCGCCGTAAGCTCATCGACGGCGCGGAGGATGCGCTCAGCATTGCGCTCCTCGAAGCGACGACTCATCCGCCCGTGGCGAACGTGCGAGAGATTGCGAAGCCATTCAAAGTAGGACACCGTGACCCCTCCGGCATTGAGATAAACATCCGGAATCATGAGCACGCCCTTCTCCTGCAATATATCGTCGGCCTGAGAGGTTACAGGCCCGTTGGCCGCCTCGGCCACAATGCTGGCCTGGATGCGGGGAGCATTATCGGTCGTGATGACCCCTTCGAGGGCGGCAGGAATGAGAATGTCGCACGGCAACTCGAGCGCCTTGGCAGAGGTCTCGATGTCTTCGGCGCCCGGAAAGTCGAGAATGGAGCCGGTCTCTTCTCGGTGGGCCACCACATCGTCGACCGATAGCCCAGTAGGATCGTGAATGGCCCCCTCGATCTCCGCAATGCCTACGATATTGGCCCCGCCCTCTTCTTCAAGAATCTTGGCGGCGTGATAGCCGACATTGCCGAGCCCCTGCACCACGATGTCCTTGTTTTCCAGGCCCGGCGCGAGCCCCAATTCCTGCATGTCCTCTTCGAAGCTGCAGGCCTCTCGGATGCCGTAATAGACGCCGCGCCCGGTGGCCTCAGTACGCCCCCGCACGCCTCCCTGTCCCACCGGCTTCCCGGTCACGCACGCCAGGGAATTGAGATCGTCATCTCCGATCTGATGCATCGTGTCCATGATCCACGACATCTCGCGCTCCCCGGTGCCGTAATCGGGCGCCGGCACGTCGGTCCCCGGCCCAATGAAGTCCTTTCGGGACAGCTCGAACGTGTAGCGACGCGTGATGCGCTCCAGCTCGTCCTGCGAATAGTTGCGCGCATCGATGCACACCCCTCCCTTTGCCCCTCCAAACGGCACGTCCACAATCGCACATTTGTAACTCATGAGGGCCGACAAGGCCATCACCTCGTCCACGTTCACATTGGGCGCGTACCGAATGCCGCCCTTCGTGGGCTTTTTGTGGTGACTGTGCTCGGCCCGGTAGCCTCGAATGACTTGAATGGTGCCGTCATCCCGCTTGATGGGAAACTCGAAGCGGATGATGTTGTCGCAGGCACGAATCTGGTAAAGCACCCCCAGTGGATGCTCGGTCTGCTCGGCGGCATTCCCGAACATGCGATTTACCTGACCGAAAAAGCCGAGCGACGATTCGTCTTGGGCGGGCGGGGACTCTGTGTTCATTTGCATGAAGCGAAGGACAAATTTCGGGGATGCGAACACGTTCATGAAAGCGACGAGTCGTGCAAACTGCAAGCGCTTCCAACGCACCGAATGGAATTTGAGAGAGTCCTTCATCGTCGGCCGTCGAGATGGTTCTCGGAACCGGGAATCTCCCAATTGCCGGACGCTCGCCCCCCAAACGGGGACTCTATGCCGGCGACGGTTCGCCCAGATCCGGTCCGTCCGCCGACGACACGCGGACGTCGGCCCCCGAAGGCGCGCTCCGAAGCTGTGTCACCTGCCGCTGGAAGCGCCAGACAAGAAGAACCGCGGCCGCGGCGAGGCCGAGAACGAGTCCCCACCAAAGGCCGTGGGGACCGCCGCTCCCCTGAATGCCCCAAAAGTATCCGGTCGTAAGCCCCACGCCCCAGTACGTAACCGCCGCGATGCCCATGGGTACCCGCGTATCCTTCAGGCCCTGGAGCGCCCCGTGGGCCGCCACCTGAAGCCCATCCACCACCTGAAAGACCGCCGCGACGCCCAGAAGCTCGATCGCCAGCCGGACGACCGGTGTATTTTCGGCAGCCGAGAGGTCGAGATAAAGCCCCACGATCGACCGTGGAAACAACAAGAAGCACACGGCAGTGGCCCCCATGAACACCACGGCCAGCCCCATGGCCACAGCGCCGGCGCGCTGCACCCCGTCTGCATCCGACGCCCCGGCGGCCTGTCCCACCCGCACCGATCCCGCCATTCCAATGCCGAGCGGCACCATAAACGTGAACGCCGCACACTGCAGCGCCACCTGATGGGCGGCAAGCGCCGTGGTGCCCACCGTTCCCATAAGAACGGTCGTCACCATAAACAGGCTCGACTCGATGCCCCGACTCGTTCCCATCGGCACCCCAATCCGAAGCAACTCCCACAGATACGTCGGATCCGGCGTTCGGATGCGCGCAAACACTTGATGCTCCGCAAACGGCGGCATCCGATGCACCAATAAGGCCAGCGCGCCGAAGAGGCAGGAAAAGACAATGGTGCTTGCCCAGCCCGTCCCCGCCAAGCCGAGGGCCGGAAACCCCAAACGGCCAAACATAAGGACTTCGTTGGCAACGATATTGAGCCCCACCCCCACGAGGGCTATAATCGTAACTGGAAGCGGACGCGACAACCCCTCCACAAAGCTTCGGAGCGCCGCAAACCCCAGAAACGGAAAAACGCCCCAGCGAACGGCCCACAGATACGCCATCGCTCCTTCCGTGACCTCTTTCCCTTGCCCCGTCCACCGGAGGATCGGCTCCATTCCACTCAGGAGGAGCACCATGGGAACGCTCAGTCCCAGCGCCAGCCAAAGGCCCTGCCGCACGCTTCGTGCCGCCACGTTGGGCTCCCGAGCCCCCACGGCCTGTGATACCATCGGGCCCACGGCTCGCACCGTCCCCATTCCCAAAACGACCAGGAAGAAAAAGGTCGTATGCCCAAGCGCCACGCCCGCGAGGGCCTCCGGCCCAAGGCGCCCCACCATCACCGTATCGACGAAGCTCATCGAGATGTGTGCGAGCTGGGCCGCGACCACCGGCCCGGCCAACCGAAGCGTTGCCGAGAGCTCACGAAACGTCGATGATGGAGCGTCCACAGGATCGATGGGGAGCAAAAGTGAAACAAACGTCTGTAACTTCAGACTACAGCTCTTCCGTTGTCAGGCCGGCGTGTCGTACGCACAGAATCAACCCGGCGTTCGTCTTCGCCGCGTCGCGTATCGTGATCACACGCGATCTTTGGTCGTGCGCAGCCTCCGACGGTCCGATTTGAACCGGATAGAAACGGGGGCTTTCTTTCCATCTCCCGTGCCGTCCCAGAGATTCCGCTTGATAAATTCCGTCAATACGAGTATCTCCGTATTGCCTCCTTCCTTTTCCTTTTTCGTAGATTGTTGAAAGGAAGAACGAACTGAAGGGCCTTGCCGCTCTGGAACGACCCGTTTGAGTGTCATTCTGACCTCGCTATGACCGATGCTGCCCATCCTCCGGCTCGGCAAATCGTAGCCACCCTGCCCCTTCCTCTCCTCATCCTGGACGGCAATCTCAAAATTCGAGACGCCAATCCCGAATTCGTACACACCTTTTCCGTCCCTCTCGAGGAGGCACTCGGAATGCCCCTTTACGAGATGGGAGACGGCCACTTTGACACCTCCCCATTACGCACGGCCCTGGAACGTCTGGTCGAACACGGAGAGCCGTTCGAGCGAGTGGAACTGGATCGTTCCGCCGACGAGCAGGACTCCGAGTTCTTTCAGGTCCGGGGGCGCAGGATGGTCACGGACGACGGCCCCTCCGACCACATTCTCCTCGCCATGCGAGAGGTCACAGAACGAAAACGACTGGAGGAAAAGCGGCGACGTCATGCCGAACAGCTGGCGCGCTCCAACCGAGATCTGGAGGAGTTTGCTCGAGTGGCCTCGCACGACCTTCAAGAACCCCTTCGAATGGTGTCGAGCTACCTTCAACTGCTCGACCGGCAGTACGAGGAGCACCTTCCGGACAAGGCACAGGAGTTCATCGCCTATGCGGTCGACGGTGCCAACCGGATGAAGGCACTGATTAACGGCCTCCTGCAGTATTCGCGGGTCGGGCGAAAGGAGGGCCAGTTCAAAACTGTCAATCTCAACGAATTGCTGGACGGCGTTTTACAGGATCTCAGCCGCCGGATCGAAGAGCAGAACGGCACCGTCCGCCGGACAACGCTCCCAACGACGTTCGGCAACCCCGATCAGCTACGGCGCGTCTTTCAGAATCTGATCGAAAATGCCCTTGTGTATTCGGGAGACGCCCCTCCTCGGATCTACGTAGAGGGGGAGGAAGACGACGACGGGGTGCACCTAATCGTCCGTGATGAGGGCCTTGGCATTCCCGAAGACGGACGGAAAAAATCTTCCGGATCTTCAGTCAAGTAGACCCCCATGGTACCGGAACGGATGGGTCCGGGATGGGGCTTGCCCTCTGCAAACGGATCGTCGAACGTCACGACGGACAAATCTGGGTCGACTCAGAGGTGGGGGAGGGCTCTGCGTTCCACTTCACCTGTCACTTATCTCCACACGCGGTCTCATGAATTCCTCTTCCCGCACGTCCTCTTCCGGCGACTCGACATCCGGTCGCCCGGTGCGCATCCTGCTCGTGGAGGACAATCCGGCCGATGTGCGCCTAACCCGTGAAATGCTGCGCGAGTCAAAGGTGCAGAACGACCTGCTCGTGGCCCACACGGCGGAGGAAGCCGAAGAAATTCTTGGACTTACCGAGGGAGCCGATCAACCCCGTCCCGACCTGGTACTGCTCGACATCGACCTGCCAGTGAAAAGCGGACACCAGCTTCTCTCGGAAATTAAGTCGGACGCCCAACTCCGCCGCATTCCCGTCGTGATGCTCACCGGCTCGGAAGCAGAGGAGGACATCGTGAAAAGCTACGACGAATACGCGAACGCATACGTCACGAAGCCCATCGACCTAAACGAAATCTCAAGGGTCGTCGATGCCATCGAGAATTTTTGGTTTCAAGTGGTTCGTCTTCCGTCGGAGCCCGAATCCTCCTAGCACTTCGGATCGCCTTCTTTCTCATTGCAATGTGAGCCCTAATGGCCGACGATCCCCCCCTCCGTGTGCTGTTAATTGAGGACAATCCCGGAGACGCCCGTCTCCTTAAAGAGTACCTACACCAAAGCGAGCAAGCGATGGAGATCCACTGGGAACGGCAACTCGAAGCCGGAGTGGAGGCGCTTGCGTCCGCTCCCCACGACGTGACGGTTGTCGATCTGGGACTCCCGGACAGCAGTGGCCCAGAGACGGTGCGACGATGCACAGCGGCCGCAGGGTCGGTGCCGGTTGTCGTCCTCACCGGACACCAAGAGTTGGAGATTGCCATGTCTGCTCTGGAGGCAGGGGCCGTCGAGTACCTGCAAAAAGACGAGCTCACCTCAAGCCTAGCCGCCCGCACCCTGCGATGGGCCGCCGAGCGGGCCCGGATGCAAAAGGAGCTCCGTCTCCTGTCAAAAGCCGTCGACCAATCGACCGAGGCCATTCTCATTACCGAGGCGACTCCCGTTCAGCATCCCGGGCCCAGCATCGTGTACGTCAACGAGGCCTTCGAGGCCCTAACCGGCTACCGAGAAGAAGACGTTCTCGACCAGACGCTTCGACTCCTCGAAGGTCCCGAAACCGATCCGAAGGTGATGGACTCTCTTCTGCAGGCCATGGAACGTGATGAGCCCTGGCATGGGGAAGCCGTTCACTATCGCAAAGACGACACCCCTTACATTGTCCAGTGGAACATGGCCCCCGTCGCCAGTGCAGACGGCGAGACCGAGTTCTGGATCTCAGTCCAACGAGACGTCACGCCCGTTCGTCGCATGTGGGAGCGCCTGCTCGACGTGCAGGAAGAGGAGCGCCGTCGCATCGATCAGGAGATTCACGACGAGATGGGTGGGCTTCTAACCTCCATCCAGATGAAGGCCCAAATGGCCCGGTTTCAGGCCGAGAAGCACGGCCTTTCGCTCGATGTGCTCGATGAGATGAGTGAACTCCTGAACGATCTCTCAATCGCAGCCCGAACCATCGCCCGGCAGCTTCATCCCCGAGTGCTCGACACATACGGTCTCTCGGAGGCCGTTTCGAACCTCGTGGGGACGATGGAGGAGCAGCACGACCTCACGATTGAGATGCACAATGCGGTCACAACAGAAGGCGATTATTCCTCCCTGGTCGAGCGCACAGCCTACCGGGTCATCCAGGAGGCATTATTAAACGTCGTTCGTCATGCCCAAGTGAATACCGCCGACGTCCGCCTGTATGAGACCGATCGACAGCTTCACATCCAGGTGGTGGACGATGGCGTCGGCTTCGACTCCACGGAGAAAGAGGAAGAGGAAAACTATGGACTCAAGGGCATTACCGAGCGGGTCGAGCGACTAAATGGGACGGTGGAAATTAATACTGCGGTGAACAACGGCACGACGATCACAGCGACGATTCCTCTCACGACCTCACCCTTCCCCTCACAGTTTGTAGCCAACAAAGAAAACGAACGCGTACACGACGAATAGAGCCGCCCGCGTCCTCGGCCGATGGCCCGCCTGCGCTCCGTCCGATCGGATTCGAACAGGGCCTGCCGCTCCGACCAGGCACGCGCGGTCCCGTCCTCCGCTTTCCCTCTCGCCGCCCTCCCAAACGGGGGAACCCCCATAGACAGCGAGCATTGAGGCTTTCGTGTTGCGATCCGTCCAGAAGTACACTGCCTCGATGCCCTTCGCCCGCATCAGGGCCCTCGGGCTCCTCCTCCTGTGCATGACCGCCCCCGTCTGCGGCCAGCCGGGCGCCGACCTCACCAGCTTCCCCGTGCTTCGATTGGAACCGTCGGCTCGTACTGCGGCCATGGGAGGGGCGTTTGCGGCCGTGGCCGACGGCGACGTGAACGTGCTGTTCTTTAATCCGGCCGTTCCCGATTCGGCGACAAGCCGGCAGATCTCTTTTTCCTACACGAACCACCTGGCCGATCTTAACGCCGGCTCCGTCGCGTACAGCCGCACCCTCCCGGCGGTCGGAATGACGATGAGTGGGGGCCTTCGCTTTCTGCACGCCGGGACGTTCGAGGGCCGCGATCGGTACGGGGAGCCAACCGGTGACTTTGGGGCCGGGGACATCGTACTTACGGCCGGACTGTCTCGGGCGCTCGGCCCTCGATTCCGCTACGGGGCCAACACCCACCTGCTCTACTCTCAGATCGACGACGTAACAGCCTCCGTGCTGGCCGCCGACCTGGGGGGCGTCTACCACCTACCAAGCCGTCAGCTGGCCGTGGGGGTCACGCTCCGCAACCTCGGCGTTACCCTCACCAGCTTCGACGGCACGTCGGAGGACCTCCCCCTCGACCTCCAGGTAGGGCTTTCGAAGCGCCTGGCCCACCTGCCCCTGCTGCTGACGGTAACGGGATACGACCTCACCAATCCGTCGAAGGGCGTGGAAGGGGGCGACACGTTCGACCACGTGCTGAGCCACTTGACGTTCGGGGCCGAGGTGCAACCGGGCGACGTGCTGCGCCTTCGGGTGGGCTACAACCACCGGCGCAGCCGTGACCTCGCCCTCACCGACCGGTTCGACCTGGCCGGACTCGGAATGGGCTTCGGCCTCACGGTGAGCGCCCTCACGGTCGATTACGCTTACAATTCTTGGTCGTCCCTCGGCGGCCTGCATCAATTCACGCTCCGCACGGACCTGTCGAGCCTGTAATACCCGCTTCTACATCCCGAAAAAGGAGTCCGTAAAAGGACACA is part of the Salinibacter sp. 10B genome and encodes:
- a CDS encoding PAS domain-containing protein; its protein translation is MADDPPLRVLLIEDNPGDARLLKEYLHQSEQAMEIHWERQLEAGVEALASAPHDVTVVDLGLPDSSGPETVRRCTAAAGSVPVVVLTGHQELEIAMSALEAGAVEYLQKDELTSSLAARTLRWAAERARMQKELRLLSKAVDQSTEAILITEATPVQHPGPSIVYVNEAFEALTGYREEDVLDQTLRLLEGPETDPKVMDSLLQAMERDEPWHGEAVHYRKDDTPYIVQWNMAPVASADGETEFWISVQRDVTPVRRMWERLLDVQEEERRRIDQEIHDEMGGLLTSIQMKAQMARFQAEKHGLSLDVLDEMSELLNDLSIAARTIARQLHPRVLDTYGLSEAVSNLVGTMEEQHDLTIEMHNAVTTEGDYSSLVERTAYRVIQEALLNVVRHAQVNTADVRLYETDRQLHIQVVDDGVGFDSTEKEEEENYGLKGITERVERLNGTVEINTAVNNGTTITATIPLTTSPFPSQFVANKENERVHDE
- a CDS encoding CapA family protein, with the translated sequence MRIPFSPYPVGEFLSMVRRRFSSPPPRPKSLDRALRLREGPLERTVGFVGDICPLFGREVQFGAGVRSFFDDCDVVVGNLEGVFSDRYWQPFLMKHRPSIVKVLDVLAPLDRWVLTVANNHATDFGPEALHRTTEFLNRRGIRWLGTEECPRLWLAEDVTLTAWTRWLNRPDEGVARDDPGVPADPGLHVALPHWGYEHERQPRPSQVPPEGYDLVVGHHTHLPQPFERHNDHRLVAWSLGNFVTGKQLPVLGEGAILKVGMARSGDGAPEIVQADFREIELDRDQQQCRVTFRCPAFDAADLDAGTDPTSLGQG
- a CDS encoding response regulator, giving the protein MNSSSRTSSSGDSTSGRPVRILLVEDNPADVRLTREMLRESKVQNDLLVAHTAEEAEEILGLTEGADQPRPDLVLLDIDLPVKSGHQLLSEIKSDAQLRRIPVVMLTGSEAEEDIVKSYDEYANAYVTKPIDLNEISRVVDAIENFWFQVVRLPSEPESS
- a CDS encoding PAS domain-containing protein; this translates as MTDAAHPPARQIVATLPLPLLILDGNLKIRDANPEFVHTFSVPLEEALGMPLYEMGDGHFDTSPLRTALERLVEHGEPFERVELDRSADEQDSEFFQVRGRRMVTDDGPSDHILLAMREVTERKRLEEKRRRHAEQLARSNRDLEEFARVASHDLQEPLRMVSSYLQLLDRQYEEHLPDKAQEFIAYAVDGANRMKALINGLLQYSRVGRKEGQFKTVNLNELLDGVLQDLSRRIEEQNGTVRRTTLPTTFGNPDQLRRVFQNLIENALVYSGDAPPRIYVEGEEDDDGVHLIVRDEGLGIPEDGRKKSSGSSVK
- the porQ gene encoding type IX secretion system protein PorQ, which codes for MPFARIRALGLLLLCMTAPVCGQPGADLTSFPVLRLEPSARTAAMGGAFAAVADGDVNVLFFNPAVPDSATSRQISFSYTNHLADLNAGSVAYSRTLPAVGMTMSGGLRFLHAGTFEGRDRYGEPTGDFGAGDIVLTAGLSRALGPRFRYGANTHLLYSQIDDVTASVLAADLGGVYHLPSRQLAVGVTLRNLGVTLTSFDGTSEDLPLDLQVGLSKRLAHLPLLLTVTGYDLTNPSKGVEGGDTFDHVLSHLTFGAEVQPGDVLRLRVGYNHRRSRDLALTDRFDLAGLGMGFGLTVSALTVDYAYNSWSSLGGLHQFTLRTDLSSL
- a CDS encoding MATE family efflux transporter, with the protein product MDAPSSTFRELSATLRLAGPVVAAQLAHISMSFVDTVMVGRLGPEALAGVALGHTTFFFLVVLGMGTVRAVGPMVSQAVGAREPNVAARSVRQGLWLALGLSVPMVLLLSGMEPILRWTGQGKEVTEGAMAYLWAVRWGVFPFLGFAALRSFVEGLSRPLPVTIIALVGVGLNIVANEVLMFGRLGFPALGLAGTGWASTIVFSCLFGALALLVHRMPPFAEHQVFARIRTPDPTYLWELLRIGVPMGTSRGIESSLFMVTTVLMGTVGTTALAAHQVALQCAAFTFMVPLGIGMAGSVRVGQAAGASDADGVQRAGAVAMGLAVVFMGATAVCFLLFPRSIVGLYLDLSAAENTPVVRLAIELLGVAAVFQVVDGLQVAAHGALQGLKDTRVPMGIAAVTYWGVGLTTGYFWGIQGSGGPHGLWWGLVLGLAAAAVLLVWRFQRQVTQLRSAPSGADVRVSSADGPDLGEPSPA
- a CDS encoding nucleotidyltransferase domain-containing protein: MNVPERHDQIADRLDRIEREHDVAVLYACEAGSRAWGFPSQDSDYDVRVVYVHPREWYLSIDLEQRDDTIDPPIADAIDVHGWDLRKALGLFQSANPTLLDWLQSPIVYHQDEAVMARWRALLPEYYTARRVGHAYRGMARSVAEQNLAEEPISHKAYLYVLRALLAVRWTEHRSDPVPVEFGRLLHATVDRSDVREAIETLIDQKQTEHELGAGPRRPVLHTFVEAELERQTNVEWPGSSLRPGVEPLNNFFRFVVGNDVSLP
- a CDS encoding Glu/Leu/Phe/Val dehydrogenase is translated as MQMNTESPPAQDESSLGFFGQVNRMFGNAAEQTEHPLGVLYQIRACDNIIRFEFPIKRDDGTIQVIRGYRAEHSHHKKPTKGGIRYAPNVNVDEVMALSALMSYKCAIVDVPFGGAKGGVCIDARNYSQDELERITRRYTFELSRKDFIGPGTDVPAPDYGTGEREMSWIMDTMHQIGDDDLNSLACVTGKPVGQGGVRGRTEATGRGVYYGIREACSFEEDMQELGLAPGLENKDIVVQGLGNVGYHAAKILEEEGGANIVGIAEIEGAIHDPTGLSVDDVVAHREETGSILDFPGAEDIETSAKALELPCDILIPAALEGVITTDNAPRIQASIVAEAANGPVTSQADDILQEKGVLMIPDVYLNAGGVTVSYFEWLRNLSHVRHGRMSRRFEERNAERILRAVDELTAEDFDEDLLETLIEQVGFGASERDLVNSGLEDTMAQAYTEIRDVRKEKNVDTRTAAFVSAINKIAQSYQQMGIFP